CGCTATCCTCTGCAGGTCATGCTGATGAATAAACTGTACATCACAGTATTTGCCGCCGAACTTTATAAGAAACGGCGATTTTACAATAAGTTCCACAAGCCCGCCTTTTTTATGCTCGTCCGGCCCCACTGCCGTGCACATGCGGACTATTACAAGCTTTAACCCCGCCCTTTTTTTAAATGAAAGCAGTTTTTCTTCGGCTTCCTTTTTATATACACCGTATCTGTAACAGCCCGGATTTAAAGGCTGATTTTCTTTTATCCACGGTTTATTATCCTTATACGCGCCATAGGCGGACGCGGAGGAGAATTCCAGAAACTGCCGCACGCTTTTTGTGCTGTCAGCCGCGGCCATTACGTTAACCGTGCCGTTGACGTCAATATTATGCTCCTTCTCCTTATTATGAAGTGATTTCATCAGATATGCCAGGTGTATTACATGCGTCGGCTTATATTCCCGGAAAATATTTTTTATTGCCATAATGTCAGCTACGTCCGCTTTGATAAAGTTAAAATATTTTGAGTGTTTAATAAGCCCGTTGTCTTTTTTATCAATACCAATTACGCGAATTTTCTTTGATACCAGATATTTCGCCAGAAAATATCCAACATTACCCGAAACGCCCGTTATTAAAACCTTCATTATCCATCTACCCCCTTTTAATAATTATAGCAGGATTTTTGGGCAGCTCGGCGGCTTGGCAGGTCAGAAAAACCGAGGGACAGAGGGACAGATGCACAGAGGGACGGAAGTAAAGGCAAAAACAAATAAACTGTCCCGCCTGCTTCAGCTCGCAAGCTCGCTTCATTGCCGGGATTTCCGCTTCGCAGGCTCGCTCCAACCGCGGCTTAAAAGGCGCGCCTACCACTGCATACATTCAATAACAAAACAAAAAATGTCGAAATTCGAGATTCGAAAATTAGATTAACACCTTACAGGGGTTGGGTGTGTTTTTTCAGTGCGTGCCGCCCTAACCTGCTATGTATACGGCAGAAGCGGTTTAATGCTACGCCGGCAAATCCGTATGTGCCGAAAGTTCCCGGCCGCCAATGACGTTAACACACTTGTTGATTTCAAGTTTGTTTGCCTGCAAGAATACCTATTTGCGGCACGCGCTGAAAAAATATACCCAAGCCCGGGAAGGCGGCGGCTTGGCAGGTCAGCAAAACCGAGGGACGGAGGGACAGATGCACGGAGGGACGGAGGATCAGCAAAACCGAGGGACAGAGGGACAGATGCACGGAGGGACGGAAGAAAAGGCAAAGAACAAATCAACTGCAACGCCCTAAAAAAGCACGCCTACCACTACAAATCCGAAATATCAAAAATACCGGACACGCAGGAGCACATCACGTACAAAGACAACAAAAGACAAAAGCGAGAGGCAACATGTTGCGTCTCTACATTAATTGACAAAACATAAATACCAAAACAAACACCACAACAAATAAAAAAAGCCCCGGAGCGGGCGCTCCGGGGCTTTGGGATTGCTTATTTATATTACCTGTTTAATTCAAGCAGCGTTACAGAGAATGGCGGGAATGTATACTTGAAGTTCTTTCCGCCGTTTATGTTAATCTCTGACGGGCCGTCGTTCACAATTGCCTTGTACAAATCTTTGCTCCAGACGTATTCTTTCTTGCTGAACTGATACGCCTTGCCGCCGCCAACTCCGGTGCCGGATATAGCTATTGTCGCGTCAGCCGCGAAAAGTTTGGTCTTGTTTATTGCCATGATGGTAAGTTTTCCGTTGTCCCCTGTTGCCGCGTATACTGACAGGTCAGGGTTATTGGAGTCGCACTTTACCATATTTGTACCGAACTTCTGCGCGTATAACATTACAGGCCAGTAATGGCCCCTTTCGGATGACCTGTTTGTTGGGTCATTTTCAGCGTCAAACATACCGTGTCCGCCGCCCTGTCCAGGTTTCTGCGTAAATAGATCCCAGAAAAACGCCATGTCCCCGCCTTCTTTCATAAACGAACCAAGGTAGTCAGCGCAGAATAAAGCATTTTCAATTAACGCTGTCATGGAATTTTCCTCGCCAGAGTTCCATTCTGTAAGCGCCACTTCAATATATTTCTTTTCCTGACCAGGCACGCTGTTTACGTACTTCTTTATCCACGACCTGAACTTTGGCATGTACACAGGCCACGTCTGCTGTGGTTTCTTTAAAAGCGCGATGGCGTTGTTATTTGCCCAAAGCGGGTATTCGTGTATCGCAAGCGTGTCCACATACTTGGCTGATTTCTTTAAGAACTTTTCAACCCAGTAAGGCGCTTCTTTCGGCGCAAGCCATGGTTCGCCCGCAAGCCTTTCCTGGTTCATAGGCTGCATCGGGCATGGCCCCATTAATTTTAACTTGTCATCAGGGAATGCTTTCTTAACTTTATACGTTGTCCAGTTGAACACATTGCTTACATTGTCTATACTTGTCCACCACTGTGTTACTTTCTTGGATGTCGGCGATTTCATAAGCGCCGTTACCGACGAACCTTTCTTTAAGGCAGCCGCAGGCCCAAGGCAGTGCGGCTTGTTGTCGGGTTCGTTTCCAACTTCAACATATTTAAACTTGATACCCTTATTCTTCATATCCTGAAGCCACTGTATCTGGTAGTCCACCCTTTCATCTATTGATTTAGAATCGGGTGTCATTACGTTTAATATCGGCATTACTTCAAAGCCTGCCATTTCTTTTTCCATTCTCTTGATAAACGGCACCATTCCGCCGTAATAATTCAATTCCGGCGTCCAGCTTACCCCGCCGTCATAGTTATATACTTCGCCTGTCTTCCAGTCGTACTGGTTGCCGTAGTCTCCTCCCGGTATCCTTAAAAAAGACACGCCAAGTTTTTTGATCTTTGAAACGGTCGTATTGTCCCTGTACGCGGCTACCGGATGCCATGCAGCAAGGTTATTGCCGTACATTTTATGTTTGTCAATGGGAAGCTTTCTTATTGATTTGGAAGCGTCTATTGTGACAGCCGAGACTTTTGTCCTGGGAGCCGCTTCCGCTATCAATTCTATCGCGCCAAGATTATTATCTTTGCCTGCCGCAACAACAGCGGAAGATATTGTCTTGTCTTTGTAACCGTCCCTTACAACCACAACTTTATATTCATCGGCAGGAATTGTGGCGGAAAAATTTCCCGAACCGTCGGTCTTTAAAAGCTGGTCGCCGATTACCACAAGCGCTTTTTCAAGGGATTTTCCGGAAGCCTTGTCCTTAACAGTCCCCTTAACCTGCGCCGGTTCTCCTAAAAGTTTGCCCCTTATTGAATCAACATATATCGGGCCTGACCACGCTTCAGTGCTGTTTACAACAATATATACTTTCCACACTTCGCCTTTTACTTTGGTGTTGTCTATCGGAAATACAACTTCATTCATTCCTGGCTTAATCTGCTTCTTTAACTGGTACCACGCGTTTGCCTTCCCGGAAATTACAAAATACATCTCCTGGTAAGTCATTCCTTTTACCGATGCTTCAGGTACGTACACGTCCATTGTAAGCTCTTTTAACTTGTGAAAATCCGCGGAAAAAGGCCCTTCAAACAAAGCAACATCCTGATTCCAGCCCTTGACCCCTGTAAGGTTAATTTTTAAAGCTGATGTACCGCCTGTTACAAATTCCGCGCCTTTTGCCACAGAGCACGCTGAAGCGTACTTGTTTGCGCCGTGCCAGCCTTCCGTAGTGCCCGAATCAAAACCCCATAAAGGCTTCTGATTGGAGGCACCCTCGGCAAAAATTGATGCCGAGAAAAGAAGAACAAACGCTGTTACTGCCAAAATCACTGCTTTTTTTGTCCTCATTTTAATTCCTCCTTCTTTTTTTTATTACATCTATTTGACTCATTTTTTTATATTATTGTTTACCTAAAAAAGTTCCACGTCATCTATCCATATTTCAACCGCCGCGCCGCTGCCGTTTTTATGCTGCCACTTAAACAAGTGGACATTTTTCAGCACGTCTTCAATATCCGCGGCGTATTTACGTCCCGCCCAGTCCGGCTGCTTTAAATCGTCCCTGAAAACAATATTAACTTCATTCCAGTCGCCGGTTATATATTGCGTGATTTCTTTCTGATAATCCGCGTAATTGGTAAGGGATTCGCAGGTCATTCTTTCTTTTATACAATTATTGGATTCATGCGGAAGAATAAAATGAACGTTTCCTCCCGCGGTATTTCCTTTTATCTTGAACCTTATACCGTTATATTTTGAAATATCAGACCCCTGGCACTGCGGGCACTGTGATTTATTATCAAACCGTACCACAACGCCTATATAATTATAGTTGTAGCCCAACACACTTCCCGTGGTTCCCGTAATACGCACAGCCCAGCCGGTATTGCCGTATCCGGGCCTGCTCATTATGAAACCTTCACCTGGAGTGTTAAATTCAGGCGGCCAGACGTATGAATTTCCGCCCTGATGAACATCGCTGTATGTGGACCATACGCCCCCGTTTTTATTGAATTTATCGCCGTCATCCATGTTGTCCACGACAAATATTGTAACCGCTGTAAAAGCAAACACAGCCGCAATTGACAAAGCGGCAGCGTAGCGGTGTATAAAATCCGGTTTTTTTACGGTGTTTTTGGAAACCGCATAATTTATAAGGGCATTTTTAAGGTATTTCCTGCCGGTTTCGTTATTAATCTCTGATAATCTGGCTTTATTAAGCTTTTCTATCAGGTCTTTTTCTTCCATTTTCATCATCTCCTTTCTTTTTCCTACTCTTATAATGCAGGTTCAGGCAAAGCGTTGCGTTTATTTTTTGCTTTTTTCAAGTTTTTTTCTTAACTGCGTAAGGCCCCTTGAAAGCAGGGATTTAACAGTCCCCTGGTTCTTGCCCAGCGATTCCGCAATCTGCGGCACTGTCATTTCCTGAAAAAATCTTAAGACAATTACATCCTGATATTTTGAATCCATAGCAAAAAGGGCTGTTTTAACATCCTGATAATCCTTATTATTATCAATTTCTTCCTGCGCCTGCGTAAGGTCATGGTCTATCGCCTCCGCTGACTCTTTATCCAATACCCCTTCTTCGCCTATCGCGTCTTCATATAATACCGGTTCATATTTTCTTTTCCTGAAATACATATTAATCTCATTGCCTGCTATACGGTAAAGCCACGCCGAAAAAGGCACTCCGGTATATCTGTAAGTGTGGATTTTATTAAGGGCTTTAAAGAAAGTTTCAGATGTGATATCAGCCGCGATTTCCGCGCTGCCGGTCTTATGAAGCGCGTATCTTAATATAGGCTTATAATATTTTTCAAACAAATCCCCGAAAGCGGCGGGATTCAGCTTTGACTTCTGTATTATATCCTGTTCATCAAAATCCGGCATATATAAACATTCCTTATAGTTTGTTTTTTGTGTCAGATAAAAACAGCGGTATAAATTAAAAACAAAAACACAGTTACGCTTTGGTGACCCTGTTTCTGCCGTTATGCTTTGAAGCATACAGCGCTTTATCAGCGCGGTCTATAAGGCCGCGCCTTGAAATGGCATCGCCCGGATAAGTGGCAACACCCATGCTTAAAGTCACGTTAATTATCGTTCCGTTAAAATTAAGTTTTGTTTTCTCTATTTCTTTTCTTATCTTTACCGCTTTTATATGCGCGGCTTCTTTTTCTGTATCAGGCATTATAATTACAAATTCTTCGCCGCCGTATCTTGCAACGGTATCCGCCGGGCTTGTGTTGTTTTTCAGCATTATGGCGATATTTTTCAGAATAAAATCCCCCGCAAGATGGCCGTAGGTATCATTTACTTTCTTAAAAAAATCTATATCGCACATTACAAGGGACAGATGATTGTCATACCTGCCCGCCCTTTTAACTTCATCTTCCAGTTTTTCCTGAAAATACCTGTGCACATAAAGGCCGGTTAAACTGTCAGTGACCGAAATCTGCTGTATTTCCTCGTACAGGTTTACCTTTTCAAGCGAGATTGCTATCTGGTTGGCAAGTATTTTCATGCTTTCCACCTGTTTTTCACTGAACAGGTTTTCTTTGTCGCCCGAAATAATCATTACGCCAAGCAGTTTCTTTTCAACCACAAAAGGCACCTTAAGGACGCTTTTATGAAAATCCATACTGTCCGGAGCGGATGCCGTGTAAGATATTTCAAGCGCGGTGTTGTCAGACACCGCGGATTTTATAATTTCTTTCTCTTTTTCCTTTATATATTCTTCATCATACCCCATGGAAGACGCTACATAAAAAGAAACCCCTTTTTTAAATATAAGCAGCACGTTAACCGTATCCGGTTCTATTTCAAAGTTATATTTAAGGACTTTCTTAAGTATTTCTTTTATAACCTGCGCCATATCGTCGTATTTTAAGGCGTAACTAAGCCCCTTGGCTGCCGTATAAAGTGATGTGATACCCTTTATCTCGCTTTCCACATTCATATCTTCTTTTTCCGCCAGGCTGACGGAGCTGGTCTTGACAAGTTCCAGGTCTTTCTTTTTTTTCATTATCTCTTCTTCCCTTAACTTAAGTTTAAGTTCGCTGCGCGCGAAAGGGACCGAGAAAAGATAAATAACAAGAT
This DNA window, taken from Candidatus Goldiibacteriota bacterium, encodes the following:
- a CDS encoding NAD(P)-dependent oxidoreductase encodes the protein MKVLITGVSGNVGYFLAKYLVSKKIRVIGIDKKDNGLIKHSKYFNFIKADVADIMAIKNIFREYKPTHVIHLAYLMKSLHNKEKEHNIDVNGTVNVMAAADSTKSVRQFLEFSSASAYGAYKDNKPWIKENQPLNPGCYRYGVYKKEAEEKLLSFKKRAGLKLVIVRMCTAVGPDEHKKGGLVELIVKSPFLIKFGGKYCDVQFIHQHDLQRIAEKILKDKTIHGIYNLAPDSYCSVKSLLPDKKFINLPVIAAEIAAFITWHLRLSNIHPASIKLSAYGIIISPKKLIKRLNYNFKYSTLTAFKDVLNSGFLKQK
- a CDS encoding GGDEF domain-containing protein, producing MKNRWLILYPAFAAGAGIIFLINRFFGRDTADYAVFFLGIMILPASRGNARVQMNIFTAFAAACTAALFFPLKALSLPAFIISCLWYLVIYLFSVPFARSELKLKLREEEIMKKKKDLELVKTSSVSLAEKEDMNVESEIKGITSLYTAAKGLSYALKYDDMAQVIKEILKKVLKYNFEIEPDTVNVLLIFKKGVSFYVASSMGYDEEYIKEKEKEIIKSAVSDNTALEISYTASAPDSMDFHKSVLKVPFVVEKKLLGVMIISGDKENLFSEKQVESMKILANQIAISLEKVNLYEEIQQISVTDSLTGLYVHRYFQEKLEDEVKRAGRYDNHLSLVMCDIDFFKKVNDTYGHLAGDFILKNIAIMLKNNTSPADTVARYGGEEFVIIMPDTEKEAAHIKAVKIRKEIEKTKLNFNGTIINVTLSMGVATYPGDAISRRGLIDRADKALYASKHNGRNRVTKA
- a CDS encoding carboxypeptidase regulatory-like domain-containing protein; its protein translation is MRTKKAVILAVTAFVLLFSASIFAEGASNQKPLWGFDSGTTEGWHGANKYASACSVAKGAEFVTGGTSALKINLTGVKGWNQDVALFEGPFSADFHKLKELTMDVYVPEASVKGMTYQEMYFVISGKANAWYQLKKQIKPGMNEVVFPIDNTKVKGEVWKVYIVVNSTEAWSGPIYVDSIRGKLLGEPAQVKGTVKDKASGKSLEKALVVIGDQLLKTDGSGNFSATIPADEYKVVVVRDGYKDKTISSAVVAAGKDNNLGAIELIAEAAPRTKVSAVTIDASKSIRKLPIDKHKMYGNNLAAWHPVAAYRDNTTVSKIKKLGVSFLRIPGGDYGNQYDWKTGEVYNYDGGVSWTPELNYYGGMVPFIKRMEKEMAGFEVMPILNVMTPDSKSIDERVDYQIQWLQDMKNKGIKFKYVEVGNEPDNKPHCLGPAAALKKGSSVTALMKSPTSKKVTQWWTSIDNVSNVFNWTTYKVKKAFPDDKLKLMGPCPMQPMNQERLAGEPWLAPKEAPYWVEKFLKKSAKYVDTLAIHEYPLWANNNAIALLKKPQQTWPVYMPKFRSWIKKYVNSVPGQEKKYIEVALTEWNSGEENSMTALIENALFCADYLGSFMKEGGDMAFFWDLFTQKPGQGGGHGMFDAENDPTNRSSERGHYWPVMLYAQKFGTNMVKCDSNNPDLSVYAATGDNGKLTIMAINKTKLFAADATIAISGTGVGGGKAYQFSKKEYVWSKDLYKAIVNDGPSEININGGKNFKYTFPPFSVTLLELNR
- a CDS encoding RNA polymerase sigma factor is translated as MPDFDEQDIIQKSKLNPAAFGDLFEKYYKPILRYALHKTGSAEIAADITSETFFKALNKIHTYRYTGVPFSAWLYRIAGNEINMYFRKRKYEPVLYEDAIGEEGVLDKESAEAIDHDLTQAQEEIDNNKDYQDVKTALFAMDSKYQDVIVLRFFQEMTVPQIAESLGKNQGTVKSLLSRGLTQLRKKLEKSKK